The Nitrospira defluvii genome contains a region encoding:
- a CDS encoding MIP/aquaporin family protein, with translation MQAVPNVVREHWPEYLMEAAGLGLFMISAAVVTTLLEYPHSPLHGLFADQATRRLMIGLAMGVTAIGLIYSPWGKRSGAHLNPAVTLTFYRLGKIGGIDACSYVMAQFSGGVLGLWLVSRAIGKAVEHPAVNYVVTTPGPAGFGTAFVAEALISFGLMLVLLMVSNTKSLNAWTGCVAGALVAAYIAIEAPLSGMSMNPARSFASALPAHLWTAFWIYLTAPLIGMLLAAEVYVRVHGAHRVLCAKLHHRNNTRCIFRCGYRA, from the coding sequence ATGCAGGCGGTCCCGAACGTCGTGCGCGAGCATTGGCCTGAGTATCTCATGGAAGCGGCCGGGCTTGGTCTGTTCATGATCTCGGCGGCGGTTGTCACGACGCTGCTCGAATATCCGCACTCGCCGCTGCACGGCCTGTTCGCTGATCAGGCGACCCGGCGTCTGATGATCGGGTTGGCCATGGGAGTGACTGCGATCGGATTGATCTACTCTCCTTGGGGCAAGCGATCCGGCGCGCACTTGAATCCTGCCGTCACACTCACGTTTTATCGGCTCGGAAAGATCGGAGGAATCGACGCGTGCAGTTATGTGATGGCTCAGTTCTCCGGCGGCGTGCTCGGACTCTGGCTGGTGTCCAGGGCGATTGGAAAGGCCGTTGAGCATCCAGCCGTCAATTATGTCGTCACCACACCGGGCCCGGCCGGGTTCGGCACGGCGTTTGTGGCGGAAGCGCTCATCTCATTTGGGCTCATGCTTGTCCTGTTGATGGTGTCGAATACGAAGTCGCTCAATGCCTGGACCGGTTGCGTTGCCGGCGCGCTCGTGGCCGCCTACATCGCGATTGAAGCGCCTCTTTCCGGCATGAGCATGAACCCCGCACGCTCCTTCGCTTCGGCCCTGCCGGCTCATCTCTGGACCGCTTTTTGGATCTACCTCACCGCCCCTCTCATCGGCATGCTTCTCGCCGCGGAAGTCTATGTGCGTGTGCACGGCGCGCATCGGGTCCTCTGCGCGAAACTGCATCATCGCAACAACACGCGTTGCATCTTCCGTTGCGG